From Candidatus Bathyarchaeia archaeon, the proteins below share one genomic window:
- a CDS encoding Lrp/AsnC family transcriptional regulator, producing MGFPLDVKLDEKDLAILRLMQENCKMSTKEMASKLGSPITTVYAKIKRLEELGLIKGYKAVLDGGKLSRGTVAFILASVAYIHPRVEAPLSQREIADEISRFPEVQEVHIISGDWDLLIKIRARDVEEVGRFVVDKLRAVKGIEKTLTCMVFSTVKESSSITV from the coding sequence ATGGGGTTTCCCTTGGACGTGAAGCTTGACGAAAAGGATTTAGCCATATTGAGGCTCATGCAGGAAAACTGTAAGATGTCAACTAAGGAAATGGCCTCCAAGCTTGGCAGCCCGATAACGACGGTTTACGCGAAGATTAAGAGGCTTGAGGAGCTGGGGTTAATTAAAGGCTACAAGGCCGTTCTGGACGGTGGAAAGCTGAGCAGAGGCACGGTGGCCTTCATACTGGCGTCAGTTGCCTACATTCACCCTAGGGTTGAAGCGCCGTTGTCTCAAAGGGAGATCGCTGACGAGATATCTCGTTTCCCCGAGGTTCAGGAGGTTCACATAATATCAGGAGACTGGGATTTATTAATCAAAATTAGGGCTAGGGACGTCGAAGAAGTGGGGCGCTTCGTCGTTGACAAGTTGAGGGCCGTTAAAGGAATTGAGAAAACCTTAACCTGCATGGTTTTCAGCACGGTGAAGGAAAGCTCATCGATCACCGTGTAG
- a CDS encoding DEAD/DEAH box helicase: MDQVFTLLQRPLLNHLARSGIERASVIQRLAIPRILEGRNVLLIAPTGTGKTLAAVLPVFDMFLSRRQGGEFRERGVKILYVTPLRALNRDIYRRVMALGSELGIDVQVRHGDTSIKVRETQAKHPPDMLITTPETLQAILPGKRLRKHLKAVRWVVVDEIHELAMDKRGVQLSLALERLRDLTGEEYQRIGLSATVGEPETVASFLAGANRAVEVVKSPEVKMRDVSVEFNYPDRSDVEEGERIGVPASYVSKVKRILELTSKSQSTLIFSNTREHAEAIGSMMKALNPEVPIKVHHGSLSRELREEAERGFLEGEVKGIVCTSSLELGIDVGTVDLVVHYLSPRQAVRLVQRVGRSGHSVEAVPRGRIIASWADDILEAAVIVQRAGEEDLEPPEIPESPYDVLAHQIVGLTLDKGRLTMDEIYRVVKRAYPYRSLTVEELQGVLSQMEKLGLVRVRGESVYPKPPRAHRYYYENLSVIPDVKRYDVYDFIGKRRIGTLDQEFAVKRCHPNVKIIMHGHTWTVINRDDENLKVEVEPSPPTLEAIPSWEGEIIPVDFKTALRVGQLRERVADRIEAELDASVIVEELKAELNLNEGAARKVVEALRDQAKRHGLPTHNRILVERYENILVVHACYGNRVNETLALMLTSLLKSRYGVNFTYQVDPYRIGITCPHPVNPVVVKEMLTSIRVEDVKPILDSAIEDSEMLTWRHWHVARRFGVVEKKADYKPMKARMLVDVFRGSVILQEAVKEVYGEKLDLPGTETVIGLINEGRIRVDLEYAKEPSPLAAPMLDKLVPHGLLRPLVSEKPVPSIVEERLTSATVKLVCMHKGDWEGVRVVGNLPTVIRCPKCRSTLIAAVHPNDVDLMKAVKKKLRGGKLSVEEQATWMRGWRSASLIQIYGKRAAVALAGHGVGPTMAARILKSPVKSEEEFYMNILRAERLYARTRSFWD, from the coding sequence TTGGATCAAGTCTTCACATTACTGCAGAGGCCTCTGCTAAACCATTTGGCTAGATCGGGAATTGAACGAGCCAGCGTTATCCAGAGGTTGGCGATACCGAGGATTCTTGAAGGCCGGAACGTGCTCCTGATAGCGCCTACGGGCACGGGAAAAACCCTCGCCGCTGTTCTTCCCGTGTTTGACATGTTTTTATCCCGTAGACAGGGAGGCGAGTTTAGGGAAAGGGGTGTAAAGATTCTTTACGTCACACCTCTCAGGGCGCTTAACCGGGACATCTACCGAAGGGTTATGGCGCTGGGAAGCGAGTTGGGAATAGACGTTCAGGTAAGGCATGGGGACACGTCGATCAAGGTTAGGGAAACGCAGGCCAAGCATCCTCCCGACATGTTGATCACCACCCCGGAAACCCTGCAGGCCATTCTTCCAGGCAAGAGGTTGAGGAAGCACCTTAAAGCGGTTAGATGGGTGGTCGTGGACGAGATACATGAGTTGGCGATGGATAAAAGGGGTGTTCAGCTCTCATTGGCCTTAGAGCGGCTTAGAGACCTTACAGGGGAGGAGTACCAGAGGATAGGGCTGTCAGCCACAGTCGGCGAACCGGAGACCGTAGCGTCCTTTCTGGCGGGAGCGAATAGGGCCGTAGAAGTCGTCAAGTCGCCTGAAGTCAAGATGCGAGACGTTTCAGTGGAGTTCAACTACCCTGATAGAAGCGACGTCGAAGAAGGCGAAAGGATCGGTGTTCCAGCATCCTACGTCAGCAAGGTTAAAAGGATCTTGGAGTTGACGTCGAAAAGCCAATCCACCCTAATTTTCTCCAACACACGGGAGCACGCCGAGGCTATAGGGTCGATGATGAAGGCGTTAAACCCGGAAGTTCCCATCAAGGTTCACCATGGATCGCTGTCTAGGGAGTTGAGGGAGGAGGCTGAGAGGGGGTTTCTGGAAGGAGAAGTTAAAGGAATCGTATGCACCTCTTCCCTGGAGTTGGGGATAGATGTAGGAACCGTTGACCTCGTCGTTCATTATCTGTCCCCTAGACAAGCCGTTAGGCTGGTTCAACGCGTCGGAAGAAGCGGCCACAGCGTGGAGGCGGTTCCCAGGGGAAGGATCATCGCAAGTTGGGCCGACGACATCCTCGAAGCCGCGGTTATCGTCCAGAGAGCTGGGGAGGAAGACTTGGAGCCCCCTGAAATACCTGAGAGTCCCTACGACGTGTTGGCGCATCAAATAGTGGGGTTAACGTTGGATAAGGGAAGGTTGACCATGGATGAAATTTACAGGGTCGTTAAGCGAGCCTACCCCTACCGGAGTTTAACGGTTGAAGAGCTTCAAGGTGTCCTGTCGCAGATGGAGAAGCTGGGGCTCGTGAGGGTCAGGGGTGAATCCGTATACCCAAAGCCTCCTAGAGCCCATAGATACTATTATGAAAACCTCTCCGTCATCCCGGATGTTAAAAGATACGACGTATACGATTTCATAGGTAAAAGAAGGATCGGAACCCTGGATCAAGAGTTCGCTGTTAAAAGATGTCATCCAAACGTTAAAATCATCATGCATGGGCATACGTGGACGGTCATTAACAGGGACGATGAAAACCTGAAGGTTGAGGTTGAGCCCTCCCCGCCGACGCTGGAGGCCATCCCCAGCTGGGAAGGCGAAATCATCCCCGTGGACTTCAAGACGGCTTTAAGGGTTGGTCAGCTAAGGGAGCGCGTCGCCGACAGGATTGAAGCCGAACTAGACGCCTCCGTGATAGTGGAAGAGTTGAAGGCTGAGCTTAACCTTAACGAGGGAGCGGCGAGGAAGGTTGTGGAAGCTCTTCGGGACCAGGCTAAACGACACGGCCTTCCCACTCATAATAGGATACTGGTAGAACGATACGAAAACATATTGGTTGTGCACGCATGCTACGGAAACAGGGTGAACGAAACCCTGGCCTTAATGCTTACTTCGCTTTTAAAGTCAAGGTATGGCGTAAACTTCACCTATCAAGTGGACCCGTACCGCATCGGAATAACTTGCCCCCACCCGGTTAACCCCGTCGTCGTCAAGGAAATGTTAACCAGCATCCGCGTAGAGGATGTGAAGCCCATCCTAGACTCCGCTATCGAAGACTCGGAGATGCTTACTTGGAGGCATTGGCATGTCGCTAGGCGGTTCGGAGTCGTGGAGAAGAAGGCTGATTACAAGCCGATGAAAGCGAGAATGCTCGTGGACGTTTTTAGGGGGTCCGTCATCCTCCAGGAGGCGGTGAAGGAGGTTTACGGTGAAAAACTTGACCTCCCGGGAACCGAAACTGTAATCGGCCTGATCAACGAGGGAAGGATAAGGGTAGACTTGGAATACGCGAAGGAGCCGTCGCCACTAGCGGCCCCCATGCTGGATAAACTGGTCCCCCATGGTCTATTAAGGCCCCTCGTCTCCGAGAAGCCCGTCCCCTCCATCGTAGAGGAGAGGTTAACGTCAGCGACCGTAAAGCTGGTTTGCATGCATAAAGGCGACTGGGAAGGTGTAAGGGTTGTGGGAAATCTGCCAACGGTCATACGATGCCCGAAATGTAGGTCCACGCTGATAGCCGCGGTCCATCCTAACGACGTGGACTTGATGAAAGCGGTTAAGAAGAAGCTAAGGGGAGGAAAGCTCAGCGTGGAAGAGCAAGCCACCTGGATGAGAGGTTGGAGATCCGCCAGTCTCATACAGATATATGGGAAAAGGGCTGCGGTGGCCTTGGCTGGCCACGGCGTTGGACCCACGATGGCCGCTAGAATTCTTAAATCTCCGGTTAAAAGCGAGGAAGAATTCTACATGAACATATTAAGGGCTGAAAGGCTGTACGCCAGGACCCGCTCATTCTGGGACTGA
- a CDS encoding MBL fold metallo-hydrolase has protein sequence MRKTENLGWLEGVYLATKEAKLLLDPATTKIDEDAYVLISHAHSDHTTGFTSRNIKYSTIETKRMFEALRRIKVNRFHPIRIGESVQLGDLKVEALNSGHILGSAQFLIETPEKTILYTGDINCVDTLTTEAADPVKCDTLIIEGTYGDPAYRFPSRETVYDQIVNWAIKAVKKNRTPILHVYATGKAQEVVKLFNEYTTLPVAVDNRVALVNKVFNEHKHGESGLRYLRFETGEEPNVHVEVTSKPHGLVSRSNAVVGRATGWALTDRLSDSCFPLSSHADFYQLLKFIEESSAKEVYVFTGFTDSFAAYIKRKVKVEAKPIPVVTQRRLLDFR, from the coding sequence ATGCGGAAAACCGAGAACCTAGGTTGGTTAGAAGGCGTCTACCTAGCCACGAAGGAAGCCAAGCTTTTACTGGATCCCGCGACGACTAAGATAGATGAAGACGCTTACGTTTTAATATCCCACGCCCACTCTGATCATACAACCGGGTTTACTTCACGCAACATCAAATACTCTACGATTGAAACAAAACGGATGTTCGAGGCGTTAAGGAGAATAAAGGTTAACCGGTTCCACCCCATTCGAATCGGTGAATCAGTACAGCTAGGGGACCTTAAGGTTGAGGCGTTAAATTCAGGCCACATATTAGGGTCTGCGCAGTTCCTAATAGAAACCCCTGAAAAGACAATACTCTACACAGGGGATATAAATTGCGTTGACACCCTCACCACAGAGGCCGCGGATCCCGTTAAATGCGATACCTTAATCATCGAAGGCACCTATGGGGATCCAGCCTACCGGTTTCCCTCTAGAGAAACCGTATACGATCAGATAGTTAACTGGGCGATTAAAGCGGTGAAAAAGAACAGAACACCTATTTTACACGTTTACGCGACGGGTAAAGCCCAGGAAGTCGTAAAGCTGTTCAACGAGTACACGACCCTGCCTGTGGCCGTGGACAACAGGGTTGCCTTAGTTAATAAGGTGTTCAACGAGCATAAGCACGGTGAATCAGGATTGCGGTATCTAAGGTTTGAAACCGGTGAGGAGCCCAATGTCCACGTAGAGGTAACCTCGAAGCCTCATGGATTGGTTAGCCGCTCCAATGCGGTGGTTGGTAGGGCAACTGGATGGGCGTTAACCGATCGGTTAAGCGACAGCTGCTTTCCGTTAAGCAGCCACGCTGACTTCTACCAGTTGTTGAAGTTTATCGAGGAAAGCTCAGCTAAAGAGGTTTATGTTTTCACTGGTTTCACCGACTCCTTCGCCGCGTACATCAAAAGGAAGGTGAAGGTGGAGGCTAAGCCCATACCTGTCGTAACGCAACGTAGGTTACTGGATTTCAGATGA
- the albA gene encoding DNA-binding protein Alba gives MSQTNQVLIGKKPLMNYVVACLTLMNQGVNEIVLRARGRAISRAVDVTEMLRRVFMKDLKVKSINIGSEEVTRENGEKISVSIMEITLSK, from the coding sequence ATGAGTCAGACAAATCAAGTGCTGATTGGTAAAAAGCCTTTAATGAACTATGTTGTAGCCTGCTTGACTTTAATGAACCAGGGGGTTAATGAAATCGTCCTCAGGGCGAGGGGAAGAGCCATTTCGAGGGCCGTGGACGTCACGGAGATGCTTCGAAGGGTGTTCATGAAAGACTTGAAAGTAAAGTCGATAAACATCGGCTCGGAGGAGGTTACCAGGGAGAACGGAGAAAAGATAAGCGTTTCGATAATGGAGATCACTCTAAGCAAGTAG
- a CDS encoding preprotein translocase subunit Sec61beta, translated as MSRREKRRRSEAPMPAASAGLLRFFEEETEGIKIRPELAILMAAGLVALSLVAYVLK; from the coding sequence TTGAGCAGAAGGGAGAAGAGACGTAGAAGTGAGGCGCCCATGCCCGCGGCCAGCGCGGGCCTATTAAGGTTCTTTGAAGAGGAAACTGAAGGAATTAAGATCAGGCCTGAGTTAGCCATCCTTATGGCCGCGGGCCTAGTGGCGTTAAGCCTTGTAGCCTACGTGTTGAAGTAA
- a CDS encoding OB-fold nucleic acid binding domain-containing protein has translation MRNLEWLKQRILEKMENLTIEELEKLIEKKKKGYSGFLSDEGALRIICHELLIPLGKGRAITDETPIKNLVAGLNDVSVAGRVVAAWPPKQFTKEDGSSGSLTRLILIDKTGMVTCVVWNRNDPPLTKPEELTGKLVKINHGYTKTSRIGEVELHVGDRGVITISPKDLDEKEYPKIEEIIRSVKEIDEKLSRVNLQLTLKSNPTLIRFPRDDGEGLVSKVKAADETGEITVVAWDEEAENLSKTSIGDKIRIINGRLRKGLNGSLEVHITKSSLLTPLGKD, from the coding sequence TTGAGGAACCTGGAGTGGCTTAAACAAAGGATACTGGAAAAAATGGAGAACTTAACCATAGAGGAGCTTGAGAAGCTTATAGAAAAAAAGAAGAAGGGTTACTCAGGTTTCCTGTCCGACGAAGGCGCCCTCAGGATCATATGCCATGAGCTTCTCATACCGCTAGGTAAGGGTCGAGCCATCACCGATGAAACCCCCATAAAAAACCTCGTCGCAGGGTTAAATGACGTAAGCGTCGCGGGCAGGGTGGTCGCCGCCTGGCCGCCGAAGCAGTTTACCAAAGAAGACGGGTCCTCCGGATCCCTTACAAGACTCATATTAATTGATAAAACCGGTATGGTAACCTGCGTCGTCTGGAATCGAAACGATCCCCCACTAACGAAACCGGAGGAGTTAACCGGTAAACTAGTTAAAATTAACCATGGATACACTAAAACCAGTCGAATCGGTGAAGTGGAGCTCCACGTAGGGGACAGAGGGGTAATCACCATTTCCCCGAAAGACCTAGATGAAAAAGAGTATCCTAAAATAGAGGAAATAATTCGAAGCGTCAAGGAGATCGATGAAAAACTCAGTCGGGTAAACCTTCAACTCACCTTGAAATCTAACCCTACCCTGATAAGGTTTCCTAGGGATGACGGTGAGGGCCTCGTATCCAAGGTGAAGGCAGCCGATGAAACCGGTGAAATCACCGTGGTCGCATGGGACGAGGAGGCGGAAAACCTTTCTAAAACATCGATTGGAGACAAGATTCGAATAATAAACGGTAGGCTGAGAAAAGGGTTAAACGGTTCCCTAGAGGTCCACATCACGAAAAGCAGCCTCCTAACCCCACTAGGCAAAGATTAA
- a CDS encoding Lrp/AsnC family transcriptional regulator, which produces MVVAFVLVNAELGFEEEVLKEALKVEGVKEAHLLYGLYDLIIKVEAESVDKIKSIVNNKIRKLEKIRSTLTMISS; this is translated from the coding sequence ATGGTAGTTGCCTTCGTATTAGTTAACGCCGAGCTGGGGTTCGAGGAGGAAGTCCTGAAAGAGGCTTTGAAGGTGGAGGGGGTTAAGGAAGCCCATCTCCTCTACGGCCTATACGACCTCATAATTAAAGTTGAAGCGGAAAGCGTTGACAAAATAAAGAGCATAGTGAACAATAAAATCAGGAAGCTGGAAAAGATCAGGTCAACTTTAACGATGATCTCCTCTTAG